From Saprospiraceae bacterium, one genomic window encodes:
- a CDS encoding TonB-dependent receptor — MKAKSFTLIYVFLPVFLKLHAQVLQGSVQDQNQKPLLGATVFFLNTGTGTQTDEKGEFFISRPPHQDSLVIAYTGYQTDTILIPKDMHQILLVLQEGIELEGVTIEAVRKSHSFSLLNPLNVETLHASEFRKAACCSLAESFQTSNTVDLSYNNAVVGNREIQFLGLRGAYTQQLIENRPVFTGILSTFGYDFIPGTWLERVNIQKGAGSSIYGAQSMTGAINVGLVSPETDPPVFVNAYGDYHGRYEGNIHLNKKWKDGLFSGLYLHGSRHSGFRDHNQDGFYDDARTLRLNGLWRNTFHSKNWEGQFNLHALRDFRSGGQTRMEDPYLSQQILSHFNVSGNVGYLGLPNKNMTIGSIWDFSKSNLDASFGKRNTLNANEHHFQSQIILTYESADKAHQLDAGPSLHLNIAEEKTKDIRFPIIQYNQMVAGLLLDYQWRYGQDCESEPAKLIVSSSQRLDWLNNQKALWLPRFNLRYNMTEQWTARASAGRGYRFFRVFSDQINLLSSNSSLSIGKLPDYELSWNYGLNLVGKPQVFGEEFEINIDAYRTDFEKQLVVGLDQFQNSQPLISIKELEGKSRAWVLGSTISYPFFDFIRAKFGFRYQNNKLNADFRFREQVMIPKWRGLVSLDWESKSKTWSVNMTMNYIGPMRLPDKPNYSHELIHDHTDKSPAYPLLQTQINYLKGRWDWYLGCENITNYTQHSAIIAASDPHGDFFNATEVFAPINGIKPYLGVRYKWQ; from the coding sequence ATGAAAGCAAAATCATTCACTTTAATATATGTCTTTCTTCCTGTATTCCTAAAACTTCATGCTCAGGTTTTACAAGGTAGCGTCCAAGACCAAAACCAAAAACCCCTTTTAGGCGCAACCGTGTTTTTCTTAAATACAGGTACAGGTACTCAAACCGATGAAAAAGGAGAATTTTTCATTTCAAGACCTCCGCATCAGGATTCTCTGGTCATAGCCTATACCGGTTATCAGACAGACACGATCCTTATTCCAAAAGACATGCATCAAATTTTATTGGTTCTACAAGAAGGAATTGAATTGGAAGGAGTCACCATCGAAGCAGTCCGCAAATCACATAGTTTTTCCCTCTTAAATCCACTCAATGTAGAAACCCTCCACGCATCTGAATTTAGAAAAGCCGCTTGCTGTAGTTTGGCAGAAAGTTTTCAGACCTCAAATACAGTGGATCTTTCGTACAACAACGCTGTCGTCGGAAATCGGGAAATCCAATTTTTGGGATTGCGTGGTGCATATACGCAACAACTCATTGAAAATCGCCCGGTCTTTACAGGTATTCTCTCCACATTTGGATATGATTTCATTCCTGGCACCTGGCTGGAAAGGGTCAATATTCAAAAAGGTGCAGGAAGTTCGATCTATGGCGCGCAAAGCATGACCGGAGCCATCAACGTCGGGTTGGTATCTCCGGAAACGGACCCACCGGTCTTTGTGAATGCCTATGGTGATTACCACGGTAGATATGAAGGCAATATTCATCTCAATAAGAAATGGAAAGATGGGCTATTCAGTGGACTCTACTTACACGGATCCCGTCATTCCGGATTTAGAGACCACAACCAGGACGGATTTTACGATGATGCGAGAACACTGCGCCTAAATGGACTGTGGAGAAATACTTTTCACAGCAAAAATTGGGAGGGTCAATTTAATCTTCACGCGCTGAGAGATTTTCGCAGCGGAGGTCAAACTAGAATGGAAGATCCTTATTTGTCTCAACAGATCTTAAGTCATTTCAATGTCTCAGGCAATGTAGGCTACCTTGGTTTGCCCAATAAAAACATGACCATTGGTTCCATCTGGGATTTTTCTAAATCAAATTTGGACGCCAGCTTTGGCAAGCGAAACACTTTAAATGCCAATGAACATCATTTTCAATCACAGATTATTCTGACCTACGAAAGTGCCGACAAGGCTCATCAGCTTGATGCCGGGCCTTCCCTTCATCTCAATATTGCGGAGGAAAAAACAAAGGACATTCGATTTCCAATCATCCAATACAACCAGATGGTGGCGGGATTGCTGTTGGATTACCAATGGAGATATGGGCAGGACTGCGAATCGGAACCCGCCAAACTTATTGTAAGCTCCAGCCAGCGTTTGGATTGGTTAAACAATCAAAAAGCGCTCTGGCTACCAAGATTTAACCTGCGTTACAATATGACCGAACAGTGGACTGCAAGGGCATCTGCTGGCAGGGGCTACCGCTTTTTCAGGGTGTTTTCAGACCAGATTAATCTTTTGTCCAGCAATTCCTCTTTGAGCATTGGCAAACTGCCCGATTATGAATTGAGTTGGAACTATGGATTAAATCTGGTGGGAAAGCCACAAGTCTTTGGAGAAGAATTTGAAATAAATATAGATGCCTATCGCACTGATTTTGAAAAACAACTGGTGGTTGGTTTGGATCAATTTCAAAATTCTCAACCTCTGATCAGCATAAAGGAACTGGAAGGCAAATCAAGAGCCTGGGTACTTGGAAGCACCATCAGCTATCCATTTTTTGATTTTATCCGTGCAAAATTTGGGTTTCGCTATCAGAACAACAAGCTCAATGCAGATTTCAGATTCAGAGAACAGGTGATGATTCCAAAATGGCGCGGATTGGTTTCACTGGATTGGGAAAGTAAGTCCAAAACTTGGAGCGTTAACATGACCATGAATTACATTGGCCCAATGAGACTTCCGGACAAGCCCAATTATTCGCACGAATTGATTCATGATCATACAGACAAAAGTCCTGCCTATCCTCTCTTGCAAACACAGATCAATTATTTAAAAGGTCGCTGGGACTGGTACCTCGGCTGTGAAAACATCACCAACTATACCCAGCACAGTGCGATCATTGCAGCCAGTGATCCGCACGGGGATTTTTTTAATGCAACAGAAGTTTTTGCACCCATCAACGGAATCAAACCATATTTGGGTGTTCGCTATAAATGGCAATAA
- a CDS encoding DUF2807 domain-containing protein, producing the protein MKTSYKILIALITAILLFIFISLLLAKKGLNITHVDSTQITKKENLSAFHSLKVQSFADIELAKGPFSIQLDGDSLAIASHEISVVDSVLQFKIETKRNVSYRAGLKITVFTDELRDVKFLGSGQLNYKDTYGGGLHRINLQGSGDIHTKYSGPFLDISILGSGFVTNEGTVDRLQLSLQGSGEINTKTTTAKNATVNLLGTGAIALHCADSLLVNLTGSGDVIYMGNPQLQINKTGHGEVIKAE; encoded by the coding sequence ATGAAAACCAGTTATAAAATCCTCATCGCATTGATCACTGCCATTCTCCTTTTCATATTTATCTCTCTGCTTCTGGCAAAAAAAGGATTAAATATCACGCATGTTGATTCCACACAAATTACAAAGAAAGAAAATCTCTCTGCCTTCCACAGCCTGAAAGTACAGTCATTCGCCGATATTGAACTGGCAAAGGGTCCATTTTCCATTCAACTGGACGGTGATTCTCTCGCAATAGCGAGTCATGAAATATCAGTAGTAGATTCCGTCTTACAATTCAAAATAGAAACAAAACGCAATGTATCCTATAGAGCTGGTCTAAAAATTACCGTGTTCACAGATGAATTGCGAGATGTTAAATTTCTGGGTTCCGGGCAACTGAATTACAAAGACACCTACGGAGGAGGACTGCATCGTATCAATTTGCAAGGGAGCGGAGATATACATACCAAATATTCAGGACCATTTTTGGATATATCGATCTTGGGATCGGGCTTTGTTACCAATGAAGGGACTGTTGATAGACTTCAGCTTTCGCTACAAGGCAGCGGAGAAATCAATACCAAAACCACTACCGCCAAAAATGCAACCGTCAATTTGCTTGGAACTGGTGCAATCGCACTGCATTGTGCAGATAGCTTGCTGGTCAATCTTACCGGCAGCGGCGATGTCATTTATATGGGCAATCCCCAACTCCAGATCAATAAAACGGGACACGGTGAGGTGATAAAAGCAGAATAA
- a CDS encoding GntR family transcriptional regulator translates to MMDFRKQQPIYMQIADVILEDVLNKKLTDGDKIPSVREMALNVQVNPNTVQRSYQWLQDENIIHQKRGIGFYLSEDVYQKTIALKKDEFIKEVLPDTVRQMRLLGIDLDELRKYVEQN, encoded by the coding sequence ATTATGGACTTTAGAAAACAACAACCCATCTATATGCAAATTGCAGATGTTATCCTGGAAGATGTGCTCAACAAAAAATTGACGGATGGTGATAAAATCCCTTCGGTTAGGGAGATGGCACTGAATGTTCAGGTCAATCCAAACACGGTACAACGGAGCTACCAATGGTTGCAGGATGAAAATATCATTCATCAGAAGCGAGGAATTGGCTTCTATCTGTCAGAAGATGTATATCAGAAAACGATTGCTTTGAAAAAAGATGAATTCATCAAAGAGGTTTTACCGGACACCGTAAGACAAATGAGACTTCTGGGAATCGATCTGGATGAACTTCGCAAGTATGTCGAACAAAATTAA
- a CDS encoding ABC transporter ATP-binding protein — MIHLKNLEFKYGKRKNLFENLDLQLTAGNIYGLLGKNGAGKTTLLRLINGLLFPVKGTVDVMGFDATDRHPDMLADICYVQEEPYIPDLSIIAYLYTYAPFYPGFDFDQFFSLITEFGLEGQLKLNKLSFGQKKKVMLSFALASNARIVILDEPTNGLDIPSKSQFRKLITEAMLDQRIVIISTHQVRDMVNLIDPILILEDGKIIFNHSLEEIANALYFEVHHSMTEPQGVLYAERISGGYLSIRENTEGLHSSVDVEVLFNAILMKKDQIKSILEKYKSRIGQI; from the coding sequence ATGATTCATTTAAAAAATCTGGAATTCAAATACGGCAAAAGAAAAAACCTCTTTGAAAACCTCGATCTGCAATTGACAGCAGGAAACATCTATGGACTGCTTGGAAAAAACGGTGCCGGAAAAACTACCTTGTTAAGGTTAATCAATGGTCTTCTATTCCCTGTAAAAGGAACGGTAGATGTCATGGGCTTTGACGCAACTGACCGTCACCCGGATATGCTGGCAGACATCTGTTATGTCCAGGAAGAACCTTATATACCGGATTTATCGATCATAGCCTATCTCTATACTTACGCGCCATTTTATCCGGGATTTGACTTTGATCAGTTTTTCAGTCTGATTACTGAATTCGGTCTGGAAGGTCAGCTCAAATTAAATAAACTATCCTTTGGACAAAAGAAAAAGGTCATGCTCAGTTTTGCCCTGGCATCCAATGCAAGAATCGTCATTCTGGACGAACCCACCAACGGACTGGACATTCCTTCCAAATCACAGTTTCGCAAGCTGATCACTGAAGCCATGCTGGATCAAAGAATTGTGATCATCTCCACCCACCAGGTAAGAGATATGGTCAATCTTATCGACCCAATCCTTATTCTTGAAGATGGAAAAATTATTTTTAACCACAGTCTGGAAGAAATTGCCAATGCCCTATATTTTGAAGTACATCATAGCATGACTGAACCCCAGGGAGTTCTATATGCAGAACGCATCAGTGGAGGTTATCTCAGCATTCGAGAAAATACCGAAGGGCTTCATTCCAGTGTGGATGTAGAAGTCTTATTTAACGCGATCCTGATGAAGAAAGATCAGATCAAATCCATTCTGGAAAAATACAAATCACGCATTGGCCAAATCTAA
- the sppA gene encoding signal peptide peptidase SppA, whose product MTQFLKSLFTSCLGTMIAIMILFFILMGIGSSLASKGMEGGQSVHIPESGLLKVSIPEILPEQTNNTPLAGFSFKDEKTIGVHDLAQSIRNAAKDSKIKGIYLTGQSYQHGYATLKIIRDALLEFKESGKPIVGYTLFLDHKNYFLLSVADQLIMHPLGFADLRGFAASIPFFKEMMEKIGLSFNIYYAGEFKSATEPFRLAKMSPENRLQLSEYLNAQLDEYCVQVSKSRMLSSEELKSIFHNYKASSPAKAVEQKIIDGLNYELDAIKELKSKAGIEAGTKTEFVSIQDYFKVNGKSEQDYNSKSRIAVVFAEGNIIDGKGEEGQIGRKYLKILKDIRENKNIKAMVLRVNSGGGSAIMSDEILHEIDQMRTEGKPVVVSMGDYAASGGYYISCHADSIFASPHTLTGSIGVFAMIPNVKILMGDKIGIDVDTVGTGPLSSRFNPNFEWGPEESAIIQENVDQVYETFLGIVAKGRSMSREEVHEVARGRIWTGKAARELGLISAIGELPDAIKAAASLASVERYKTEEYPRQKDPFQKFLDQLQGNDEVSSRLKESILRENLGEYYPYLNDWKNIRNSKGVQMLLPVKPAF is encoded by the coding sequence ATGACTCAGTTTTTAAAATCACTATTTACATCTTGTCTGGGCACCATGATTGCCATTATGATCCTATTTTTTATCCTGATGGGAATCGGATCCAGCCTTGCTTCCAAAGGCATGGAAGGTGGTCAATCGGTACACATCCCGGAATCCGGTTTGCTAAAAGTATCCATCCCGGAAATACTTCCGGAACAAACCAACAACACTCCCCTGGCGGGGTTTTCATTCAAAGATGAAAAAACCATCGGTGTGCACGACCTCGCTCAGAGTATTCGAAATGCAGCAAAAGACTCTAAAATCAAAGGAATATACCTGACCGGTCAGAGTTACCAGCATGGCTATGCAACCTTAAAAATTATCCGCGATGCCTTATTGGAATTTAAAGAAAGCGGCAAACCCATTGTAGGCTACACCTTGTTTCTCGACCACAAGAATTATTTTCTCCTTTCTGTGGCCGATCAACTGATCATGCATCCCCTGGGATTTGCTGACCTGAGAGGATTCGCAGCTTCCATTCCATTTTTTAAAGAAATGATGGAAAAAATCGGGCTTTCCTTCAATATCTATTATGCCGGCGAATTCAAATCTGCAACTGAGCCTTTCAGATTGGCCAAGATGAGCCCTGAAAACCGCCTGCAACTATCTGAATATCTCAATGCCCAGCTGGACGAATATTGTGTCCAGGTCTCCAAAAGCCGAATGCTGTCCTCCGAAGAACTGAAGTCTATTTTTCATAACTACAAAGCTTCTTCTCCGGCAAAGGCAGTAGAGCAGAAAATAATAGACGGATTGAACTACGAATTGGATGCCATTAAGGAGCTAAAAAGCAAAGCCGGAATAGAGGCTGGTACAAAAACTGAGTTTGTATCCATTCAGGATTATTTTAAAGTGAATGGTAAATCCGAACAGGATTACAACAGCAAAAGCAGAATTGCCGTGGTATTTGCAGAGGGAAATATTATTGATGGCAAAGGTGAAGAAGGTCAAATCGGAAGAAAGTACCTAAAAATCCTCAAAGACATTCGAGAGAATAAAAACATCAAAGCCATGGTGCTCCGTGTGAATTCCGGAGGTGGCAGTGCCATCATGTCTGACGAAATACTCCATGAAATAGATCAGATGCGCACTGAAGGCAAACCAGTGGTGGTGAGCATGGGAGATTACGCAGCAAGCGGTGGATACTATATATCTTGTCACGCAGACAGCATCTTCGCAAGCCCCCATACCCTTACCGGATCCATCGGTGTTTTTGCCATGATTCCCAATGTCAAAATTCTAATGGGAGATAAAATCGGCATTGATGTCGATACCGTTGGAACAGGACCTTTGTCCTCCAGATTCAATCCCAATTTTGAATGGGGACCAGAGGAATCAGCCATCATTCAGGAAAATGTAGATCAGGTCTATGAGACATTCCTAGGCATTGTGGCCAAAGGCAGATCAATGTCTCGTGAGGAAGTGCATGAAGTTGCCAGAGGAAGAATCTGGACAGGAAAAGCGGCCAGGGAGCTGGGACTAATTAGTGCCATTGGTGAATTGCCCGATGCGATCAAAGCGGCTGCTTCTCTGGCTTCAGTGGAGCGCTACAAGACAGAGGAATACCCACGGCAAAAAGATCCTTTTCAAAAATTTCTCGACCAACTGCAAGGAAATGATGAGGTCTCCTCTCGCTTGAAAGAATCCATCCTGCGGGAAAATCTTGGAGAGTATTACCCATATCTGAATGACTGGAAAAACATCCGTAACTCCAAAGGAGTGCAAATGTTGCTTCCGGTCAAACCAGCATTCTAA
- a CDS encoding M28 family peptidase — MKKSVVLLFWILSRLVYANQLPILEHCYSEFKNGVITIYYDLADPDNHLLEIRCAIFNQQNRNKIAIKNAEGDIGANVATGANKSIRLSFEDPSLLPADIVVHLSAHDGEKLNVGDLIAGVNRDSILHYLNQLQGKRNAVTDPVFLNKTRDDLLGFSSLHLLSRKIEGRLPQGQLINIEATQWGCEHPEQVQIIDAHYDSFGQSPGADDNGSGVAGVMEAMRILSPLYAQKTIRYLFFDLEESGLLGSQFYLINQLNPNDLLQNCINFEMIGYYSDQPNTQDLPAGFNILFPDVYNQVIANQRRGDFITNVGNVNSSALVDAFANAAIEFVPVLKVMSLKVPGNGTLTPDLRRSDHASFWDRNIPALMITDAANFRNKNYHTIRDSVHTLDLDFIIQIIKTTIAAMVQLSGIEHAAASSMELHLGTANKDASFELPKIYWANGILNIEAEENSPEIILNCFDSNGHLIKSSQLKPGHSLKWSNDGSPGIYFLCLRNHRSQKTYQFFWQ, encoded by the coding sequence ATGAAAAAGAGTGTTGTTTTATTGTTTTGGATCCTCTCCAGGCTGGTGTATGCCAACCAACTACCCATACTCGAACATTGCTACTCGGAATTTAAAAATGGTGTAATTACCATTTACTATGATCTGGCTGATCCGGATAATCATTTATTGGAAATCCGTTGTGCCATTTTTAATCAACAAAACAGAAATAAAATTGCAATTAAGAATGCTGAGGGAGACATTGGAGCAAATGTAGCTACAGGCGCCAATAAATCCATTCGTCTGAGTTTTGAAGACCCCTCTTTATTGCCTGCAGATATTGTTGTACACTTATCTGCACACGATGGCGAAAAACTCAATGTGGGTGACCTCATCGCAGGGGTCAACAGAGATTCCATTCTACATTATTTAAATCAGCTGCAGGGCAAAAGGAATGCAGTAACTGATCCTGTTTTCCTCAACAAAACCAGAGATGATCTATTGGGATTTTCTTCACTTCACCTTTTGTCCAGAAAAATAGAAGGCAGATTACCACAAGGACAACTCATCAATATTGAAGCCACTCAGTGGGGTTGCGAGCATCCTGAGCAGGTTCAAATTATTGACGCTCATTACGATAGTTTTGGACAATCACCGGGTGCTGATGACAATGGTTCTGGTGTGGCGGGGGTTATGGAAGCAATGAGAATCCTTTCACCCCTGTACGCTCAAAAGACGATCCGCTATCTGTTTTTTGATCTTGAAGAATCCGGATTACTCGGCTCTCAATTTTATTTAATCAATCAGTTAAATCCAAATGACCTTTTGCAAAATTGTATCAATTTTGAAATGATTGGTTACTATTCAGATCAGCCAAATACCCAGGATCTTCCGGCTGGATTCAATATTTTGTTTCCGGATGTATACAATCAGGTTATTGCAAATCAAAGACGTGGGGATTTTATCACCAATGTTGGAAATGTCAACTCCTCTGCTTTGGTGGACGCATTTGCCAATGCAGCCATTGAATTTGTTCCTGTACTCAAAGTCATGTCTTTGAAAGTGCCGGGAAATGGAACTTTGACACCGGATTTGAGAAGATCGGACCACGCCAGCTTTTGGGATAGAAACATTCCCGCATTGATGATCACCGACGCGGCCAACTTTAGAAACAAAAATTATCACACCATTCGTGACTCGGTACACACACTTGATCTCGATTTTATTATTCAGATTATAAAAACCACCATCGCTGCCATGGTGCAACTTTCTGGAATCGAACACGCGGCAGCAAGCAGTATGGAGCTTCATTTGGGAACGGCCAACAAGGATGCTTCCTTCGAATTACCCAAGATATACTGGGCCAATGGAATACTGAACATTGAAGCCGAAGAAAATTCTCCTGAAATAATTCTGAATTGTTTTGATTCGAATGGGCATCTTATAAAAAGTTCTCAATTAAAACCAGGACATTCGCTGAAATGGTCCAATGATGGTTCCCCAGGAATTTACTTCCTCTGTTTGAGAAACCATCGGAGTCAAAAAACCTACCAATTTTTCTGGCAATAA
- a CDS encoding acyl-CoA dehydrogenase family protein, giving the protein MPIQDTEQLEMIRKSVREFAEQNIRPYVMEWDEAQHFPKDLMHALGTQGYLGVFVPEEYGGAGLGYQEYICIIEEIAKVCSSIGLSVAAHNSLCTGHINYFGNEAQKQKYLTKLASGQWIGAWGLTEANTGSDAMRMQCVAKKDGEHWVLNGTKNWITHGISGDVAVVIARTGELLDSNGMTAFIIESGTPGFRGGKKENKLGMRASETAELIFEDCRVHESQVLGEVGEGFKQAMKVLDGGRISIAALSLGIAKGSYEASVQYSKERQQFGQSISNFQGIAFKLADMAIKIEAAELLTRQAGKMKDEDRLTNKYSAMAKYYASEVCVQAATDAIQIFGGYGYTKDFPVEKFFRDSKLCTIGEGTSEIQKLVISRAICNE; this is encoded by the coding sequence ATGCCCATTCAGGATACGGAACAGCTGGAAATGATCAGAAAAAGCGTGCGTGAGTTTGCCGAACAAAACATCAGACCTTATGTCATGGAATGGGACGAAGCCCAGCATTTTCCAAAAGACCTGATGCATGCGTTGGGAACCCAGGGTTATCTCGGTGTGTTCGTTCCTGAAGAATACGGTGGCGCTGGACTTGGCTATCAGGAATACATCTGCATTATTGAAGAGATCGCCAAGGTGTGTAGTTCAATTGGACTTTCCGTTGCTGCCCACAACTCACTTTGCACCGGCCATATTAACTACTTTGGCAATGAGGCGCAAAAACAAAAATACCTCACCAAATTGGCTTCCGGACAATGGATCGGTGCCTGGGGTCTGACGGAAGCGAATACCGGATCTGATGCCATGCGCATGCAATGTGTGGCCAAAAAAGACGGTGAGCATTGGGTACTCAACGGTACCAAAAACTGGATCACCCATGGAATTTCAGGAGATGTGGCTGTGGTCATTGCGCGAACCGGTGAACTTTTGGACTCCAACGGAATGACCGCATTTATCATAGAAAGCGGTACTCCAGGTTTCAGAGGTGGAAAAAAAGAAAATAAACTCGGAATGCGGGCCTCAGAAACTGCAGAACTCATTTTTGAAGATTGCAGGGTGCATGAGTCTCAGGTATTGGGTGAAGTGGGCGAAGGATTCAAACAGGCCATGAAGGTATTGGATGGTGGCAGGATTTCGATTGCAGCCCTCTCTTTGGGGATTGCCAAAGGCTCCTACGAGGCCTCTGTCCAGTATTCTAAAGAAAGACAGCAATTTGGTCAATCCATTTCCAACTTCCAGGGAATCGCCTTTAAATTGGCTGATATGGCCATAAAGATCGAAGCTGCTGAACTCCTGACCCGGCAAGCCGGCAAAATGAAAGATGAGGACCGACTCACCAACAAATATTCGGCCATGGCAAAGTATTATGCCTCCGAAGTATGTGTACAGGCTGCCACCGATGCCATCCAGATTTTTGGGGGATATGGCTATACCAAAGATTTTCCAGTGGAGAAATTCTTCCGAGACTCCAAATTGTGCACCATCGGAGAGGGCACTTCAGAAATACAAAAGCTGGTCATTTCCAGGGCGATTTGCAATGAATGA
- a CDS encoding isoprenylcysteine carboxylmethyltransferase family protein, translated as MLSLFIRNLFYTLLQPGVVVGIIPWWLIKNNNNFPENLNLLHFIAALIFMIGLSGLLWCISLFAIAGKGTLSPIDPTQQMVDSGLYCYSRNPMYVCVISMLLAKSLFFRSYTLLIYTLFVFCVFQLFILLHEEPRMLRKFGESYRQYQSQTPRWL; from the coding sequence ATGCTTTCACTATTTATCAGAAATCTTTTCTACACCCTGCTTCAGCCTGGAGTGGTTGTTGGCATAATCCCATGGTGGCTGATAAAAAACAACAACAACTTTCCTGAAAACTTGAATTTGCTTCATTTTATTGCTGCACTGATTTTTATGATCGGATTGTCTGGCCTTCTATGGTGCATAAGCCTATTTGCAATAGCAGGAAAAGGCACTCTCTCTCCCATCGATCCCACTCAGCAAATGGTGGATTCAGGACTGTATTGTTATTCAAGAAATCCAATGTATGTCTGCGTGATCAGCATGCTGCTTGCAAAATCCCTTTTTTTTAGATCTTACACCCTACTCATTTATACCCTTTTTGTGTTTTGCGTTTTTCAATTATTTATTCTCCTGCATGAAGAGCCACGAATGCTCCGTAAATTCGGTGAGAGTTATCGTCAATACCAATCTCAAACTCCTCGCTGGCTTTGA
- a CDS encoding deoxynucleoside kinase: MKKQIPYNYICIEGNIGAGKTTLTSMLAADLKCRLILEEFAENPFLEFFYKDPQRYALPTELFFLAERHKQLQATILHDDLFAEFTLADYSLVKSLLFASHNLDKTEFNLFQRIYQQMNHSTPKPDLILYLHRPVEKVKKHIIDRARSYEMKIEDQYLEKVQNSYFDFFKSQTVLPVLVLDAEHIDFIDNKLHFEEIKKSLRQKYQPGLHHLRILF; this comes from the coding sequence ATGAAAAAACAGATACCTTATAATTACATTTGTATTGAGGGCAATATTGGTGCAGGAAAAACCACATTGACCTCCATGCTCGCAGCAGATTTGAAATGCCGGCTGATCCTTGAGGAATTTGCTGAAAACCCCTTTCTGGAGTTTTTCTACAAAGACCCTCAGCGATATGCCCTGCCTACAGAACTCTTCTTTCTGGCAGAACGACATAAACAACTCCAGGCTACGATCCTCCATGACGATTTATTTGCAGAGTTTACTTTAGCAGATTATTCCCTGGTCAAAAGTCTGTTGTTTGCCAGCCATAATCTGGACAAAACTGAGTTCAACCTGTTCCAGAGGATCTATCAGCAAATGAATCACAGCACACCAAAACCTGATTTAATTCTGTACTTGCACCGTCCTGTGGAAAAAGTCAAAAAGCACATCATCGACAGGGCCCGTTCTTATGAAATGAAAATTGAAGATCAATACCTCGAGAAAGTACAGAATTCTTACTTTGATTTTTTTAAATCCCAAACCGTATTGCCCGTTTTGGTGTTAGATGCTGAACACATCGACTTCATTGACAACAAACTTCATTTTGAAGAAATCAAAAAATCCCTTCGGCAGAAATACCAGCCGGGACTTCATCATTTACGTATCTTATTTTAA
- the folK gene encoding 2-amino-4-hydroxy-6-hydroxymethyldihydropteridine diphosphokinase, with protein MGDKKSVYFLLGSNMGQRRSWINKAMALMSERIGQIKEKSSLYETMPWGDPHQQNYLNLVVRIDTSKSASKILQLILDIESALGRVRTVQNAARRIDIDILLYGEMHIDEADLQIPHPRMHERNFTLIPLMEIAGEIIHPVLKKTIEEIFFACKDPLEVVKLNEKTDTL; from the coding sequence ATGGGTGACAAAAAGTCGGTGTATTTCTTATTGGGCTCCAATATGGGTCAGCGCAGGTCCTGGATAAACAAAGCCATGGCCCTGATGTCTGAGCGCATCGGACAAATTAAGGAGAAAAGTTCGCTATACGAAACCATGCCCTGGGGGGATCCCCACCAACAAAATTATCTGAATCTGGTCGTTCGAATCGATACTTCCAAATCCGCTTCAAAAATCCTTCAACTTATCTTAGACATCGAAAGCGCTTTGGGCAGAGTTAGGACGGTACAAAATGCAGCCAGAAGGATTGATATTGACATTTTGCTCTATGGTGAGATGCACATCGACGAAGCTGATTTACAAATTCCCCATCCCAGAATGCATGAACGAAATTTTACCCTGATTCCCTTAATGGAAATTGCGGGTGAGATCATTCATCCGGTACTTAAAAAAACAATAGAAGAAATATTCTTTGCATGCAAAGATCCATTGGAAGTTGTCAAACTGAATGAAAAAACAGATACCTTATAA